Below is a window of Candidozyma auris chromosome 3, complete sequence DNA.
TCCGTAAGTGCCGAATCGTTGACGACAAACGAGTCAAGctcttcagaagagaagccTCCACCGAAACCTATTCTTCCTAGACGCGACTCCGAGAAACGAGCGAAAGGAGGTGtatcatcaaagaaatttaGCTCACCTCCTCCCGTTCCTCTAGAGTTGAGAAAATCGCATTCTCAGATCACAGTGCCTAAAAGGCAACTGTCCCCAGCGAAGAATATCATCACATCGAAACTGGAAGCCAACATCGTTAAGGCTGAGCCTATCAAGTCTTCGAAGAGATCTACCCCGGCTAAACCACATAAGAGACCGCCACCTCCAAAGCCTACGAAGCCCAAGCATTTAAAAATTCCCGCTGGTACCAGGCGACTTAGTACCTCAAGCGATTCTTCGATGCCTGAAATTCCCGATGTAGATGATCTTGAAAGGCTGTTTGCTAAAAGGTTTCCCAGTTACGTCTAAAATGTGCATGCTCTTGAGTTGAGGCTAAAAAACCTCATTATACATAGATAATACATTAATTCTAACCAGATTCAGATTCTGAAAAATCCTCGATCGAATCAAGAATAAAAtcaacaccttcatcaaatctttcGTGAATAACATCCCATAAGCAATCGGACGACGCCTTCAATACTCTGCCATATTTTTTCCTTGGtctctttgcaacttcttcagcttctccatttttcaaagcGCTTGAAGCACTGACCCAACATGAGTTTTTGCTACTTGCAAATATGACAGAGCTCTGGTAGTACCAGTCTACCATTGACTCATCCATCACTGGTACCAAAGCTTTGAGGTTGGATCGGCTTACAAATACAACTGTGCCTTTCACGACgtctttgatttcttgcGAAGGTCGTTTGGCATAAAGATGAACGATGGACTGGTAAGAGTCACCAAAGCCAACAAAAACCACTTTCTTGAGGTCTGGGAAGTAAGTCAAGTAGTTATCCCAGACCCAAAGTAGAAGTTCCTGAGCAAAAATAGTTGGATTATAGTTTGAGGGATTAACAGGCGAACTGCTCTTTGCATCTGAACCTTCTTTCGAGCGCTGTGCTAGGGAAGATGCGACGGCCTCTGTGTAAGATGGGATGTTGATATCGATATACCCAACGTCGTTGGGAGAGCCGCCGTCATTCGAAAGCTCAGTCTCGACTTTTTTCATAACACGGGTTAATGGGTGTTCTAGCACAACAGAAGTGCTACTTTCAATATTACCATTGACCGGGTTAACATTTGCCCACACTTCTGGAGGGTCGTGGATGGATATTACAATCGTGGAGCGTTTGTGTATCTCAGGGCTTGCCAAGACGAGATCTTCGACATGAGCAGGAAGGTCAAAACTAAACGTCGAAAGTTTGTACTCAGGGTGATCAATGACCGGGAGGCTGATGAAGGAGTAATTCGAAAAGAGTTGCTGTGCTTGGTAGGATCTGATGGGTTCGGCGAATGAAAGAAGGTTGTTGGTGTTCAAGTCGTAaacgtcttcaaaaacatgGGCTGAGTTGCCCGGCTTCATACATTTCCAGTACTTGCTTTGCGTTTTGATGACTTCACTTATAGTCTCGATCGTATCCAGCTTGGGCTGGGCGCTGATAGTTGCCTCGGGAGGCTCGCCTATGAGAACCTTGGCCACTCCCAAGGCACTTTCACTTATAGAGTCCAAACTGTAGCCACCTTCAAGGATCACAGCAAGCTTCCCTCTGGCAATCGCCTTCAACATGTGTGTCATTTGGCCGTAACCGGCTGGACTGACGTGACACTGACCAATCAAATCACCATCTGCAGCATCGAAACCAGCACTCACAATGACAAAGTCCGGATCAAACTCACTTATTATGGGCATCACCACTCTCCTAAATGCGTACACGTAGTCTccatctccaactcctGGCCCTCTCCAGGGAATGTTCACAGAATAGCCCTCACCCTCACCCTCGCCTACTTTATCGAGTCCACCGTATTTAGTGCCAGGGTAGAATTTACCATTTTCATATCGATGGAGCGAGATGTAAAGAACGCGAGGGTCATTGTAGAAGGCACGCTGGGTGCCGTTCCCGTGGTGAATGTCCCAATCAAGAATAACGATACGGCGGACGGACTCCGGATAGGATTTGAGGAtgttttttgcagccacagcAACGTTACTGAAGAGACAGAAACCACCCGGAGTATCTGGCTCAGCATGATGGCCCGGAGGACGTACAATGGCCATggaatttttcacttttcCCTCGACAACTGCCTTACATGCCTCGATGGAGCCTCCACACGAGAGCTTCGCCGAGAGGTACGAGTCGTTATTGACGTAGATGGAGTCACCCTTTTCTGtttcctcaagaagctggtcTCGCGTCATTTGTTCCGTCAGCGAGATGTACTTGAGATGCTCTGCCGAGTGGACctccaagatctcttccGCTTTCGCCTCACGGATCGGgatcttcaccatcaaGGGCCCAATATCCTCTGTTCCTGAAAGAGAGGTGTCCTGAACAAGGCCTGCCTCGGCGAGCCTCTTGTAAATACGGTAGATACGACGAGGATCCTCGGGATGGGGGTCGATGTACTCAAAGTAGGAAGTAAAAATTTTGGCATGGTACCTCATACGCACATCATACACGAGCCCTGTTTTAAGTAACGAGTAGAAAAGCTGCGGCGTCTTATGGGGAACCACCACGAGTGTATCTGACTTGAACCGCTTGGAACCATTCActgctgctgttgtggTGCCTCCATCTGCCTCTCCACCGTTACTGTCAGCTA
It encodes the following:
- the HDA1 gene encoding histone deacetylase HDA1; this encodes MNSNEQRKRPLDDEDPSTEKQPSPIVSTAELAESQPAPDHNMDGETEDKNEKWPGNDDSVKVEENDTKVKEEFAATTAPTTNVTAPTTSSVADSNGGEADGGTTTAAVNGSKRFKSDTLVVVPHKTPQLFYSLLKTGLVYDVRMRYHAKIFTSYFEYIDPHPEDPRRIYRIYKRLAEAGLVQDTSLSGTEDIGPLMVKIPIREAKAEEILEVHSAEHLKYISSTEQMTRDQLLEETEKGDSIYVNNDSYLSAKLSCGGSIEACKAVVEGKVKNSMAIVRPPGHHAEPDTPGGFCLFSNVAVAAKNILKSYPESVRRIVILDWDIHHGNGTQRAFYNDPRVLYISLHRYENGKFYPGTKYGGLDKVGEGEGEGYSVNIPWRGPGVGDGDYVYAFRRVVMPIISEFDPDFVIVSAGFDAADGDLIGQCHVSPAGYGQMTHMLKAIARGKLAVILEGGYSLDSISESALGVAKVLIGEPPEATISAQPKSDTIETISEVIKTQSKYWKCMKPGNSAHVFEDVYDLNTNNLLSFAEPIRSYQAQQLFSNYSFISLPVIDHPEYKLSTFSFDLPAHVEDLVLASPEIHKRSTIVISIHDPPEVWANVNPVNGNIESSTSVVLEHPLTRVMKKVETELSNDGGSPNDVGYIDINIPSYTEAVASSLAQRSKEGSDAKSSSPVNPSNYNPTIFAQELLLWVWDNYLTYFPDLKKVVFVGFGDSYQSIVHLYAKRPSQEIKDVVKGTVVFVSRSNLKALVPVMDESMVDWYYQSSVIFASSKNSCWVSASSALKNGEAEEVAKRPRKKYGRVLKASSDCLWDVIHERFDEGVDFILDSIEDFSESESG